One genomic region from Anticarsia gemmatalis isolate Benzon Research Colony breed Stoneville strain chromosome 7, ilAntGemm2 primary, whole genome shotgun sequence encodes:
- the LOC142974286 gene encoding TNF receptor-associated factor 6-like, which translates to MDRNRSKDASEGIAPMGIQALNETVLSNQPESRYECPVCLNWLRDPVITTCGHKFCKSCITSWLQNSGHCPIDNINLSMKVDIFPDNYTKREIQEQRMNCPFSAKGCTVKVTPLDLDAHISVCEYNQPETSTQPEIKVPCSFQAVGCKELFDSQEDMNQHVQSDVQKHMSFLMNAYSEMKINNDMSNASMDAKEQEAMTLWEAPNKDGDQSSAAPLNNTSALIRALYERVVVLEQRNREQDIVIANMSKQISAFAMAKMKQNNDMLLRYCMGNYIWKVDNFKQRLDAMLKDHYKMLYSPGFYTSPNGYRFCLRLNVSPQNPQCFALHVHLMKTENDECLEWPFNGRISFAMINQYNPDMTQRDTMMSNSALVAFRKPTAEICVRGFGYTEYAVISDVVRNGFVKDDVLVIRVHIKCV; encoded by the exons ATGGATCGAAACAGAAGCAAAGATGCCTCCGAAGGAATCGCA CCTATGGGAATCCAAGCCCTGAATGAGACAGTGTTAAGCAACCAGCCTGAATCTCGTTATGAATGTCCAGTCTGTCTGAACTGGTTGAGAGATCCTGTAATCACTACCTGCGGACACAAGTTCTGCAAGAGTTGTATCACTTCTTGGTTACA AAACAGTGGGCATTGTCCTATAGACAATATTAATCTGAGCATGAAAGTTGATATATTTCCTGACAACTACACTAAGCGAGAGATACAGGAACAGCGGATGAACTGTCCATTTTCTGCCAAag GTTGTACAGTTAAAGTGACTCCGCTAGACTTGGACGCGCACATTTCAGTGTGTGAATACAATCAGCCAGAGACGTCCACTCAGCCGGAGATCAAAGTGCCGTGTTCGTTCCAGGCTGTTGGCTGTAAAGAACTGTTTGATAGTCAAGAAGATATGAATCAACACGTGCAGAGCGATGTGCAGAAACATATGAGC TTCTTAATGAACGCGTATTCCGAGATGAAGATAAACAATGATATGTCGAACGCGAGTATGGACGCGAAGGAACAAGAGGCAATGACGCTATGGGAGGCGCCTAACAAAGATGGCGACCAATCCTCTGCCGCACCACTGAATAATACAAGTGCTCTTATCAG AGCACTCTACGAGCGAGTAGTAGTCCTAGAACAACGTAACCGCGAACAGGACATCGTAATAGCGAACATGTCTAAACAAATATCTGCTTTCGCCATGGCGAAAATGAAACAGAACAACGACATGTTACTACGATACTGTATGGGCAACTATATATGGAAGGTGGATAACTTTAAACAGAGGTTAGATGCGATGTTGAAGGATCATTACAAGATGCTGTACAGCCCTGGGTTTTATACCTCGCCTAATGGATACAG attCTGCTTACGTCTAAACGTATCCCCTCAGAACCCGCAATGCTTCGCCCTCCACGTGCACCTGATGAAGACAGAGAATGACGAGTGCCTCGAGTGGCCGTTCAACGGTCGCATCTCCTTCGCAATGATCAATCAGTACAACCCTGATATGACGCAGAGAGATACTATGATGTCTAACTCTGCGCTAGTTGCTTTTAG AAAGCCAACAGCTGAGATATGCGTCAGAGGTTTCGGCTACACGGAATACGCAGTTATAAGCGACGTCGTAAGAAACGGGTTCGTAAAAGATGATGTGCTTGTAATTAGAGTTCATATCAAATGTGTATGA